CTGAAAGGCTTTAGCCGTTTCTTCAAAAACAGTACAGTTGTCTTCAGTCAACAAATGCTGAGGCAGGTAAGCAATCACGGCATCCTTTGGTGCTGAAACACGACCGTTGGTAGGCTTCTGTACCCCCGCTATAATCTTCATTATGGTTGATTTTCCCGCACCGTTTTTACCCATCAGGGCAATCTTGTCGGTTGGGTTAATCACAAAAGACACCTCACTAAACAAAGTGGATCCACTAAACTCTACTCCTAAGTTATCAACTGAAATCATATGCTGTTTTTTTTAATAAGTGGGCAAAACTAAGAAAAAAAGTAAAGTACACAGTCAGTCATCGAGCTGTTCAGACATAAAGTCGCCTCAGTTTTTCAATGCGTCCAGATGTCCCGCCTGAAAATGGGCAAGACTTTCGAGCTTTAGGTTTGCCGAATCAAATTTTGAATGGTCAAATACTGACTGCTCAGGCACTACCATTGTTTTCATCCCTGCCGCCTGTGCCGCTCTCATTCCCGATGCCGAATCTTCTATCGCCAAACAGTGTGCAGGATCACTGTTCAGTTTTTGGGCTGTCGAAAGGTACACCGCCGGATGTGGCTTGCCAGCAGCCTCCTGTTCCGCAGAGGTAATTGCGCCAAAGTAATGGTCAATGCCCAGCTTTTCCAATACCATTGGCACCAGTCGGTACGGCGCATTGGTAGAAAGCCCTATACGAAAACCTTCCTGCTGAAACAGTTTCAAAATATCCTCGACACCATTCATGGGCTTTCCTACGGTCATAATCAGTTCGCCTACCCGATCTACCACAGCGTTTTCGACCTCCTCTAAAGACTTCCCTTCCCAAGGGTACTTACTGTACCAAAACTTTGTCACCTCTTCAGTAGTCATAGTGGCCGTCAAGGCTGAAAGTTCCGCAGTCACTTCTACCCCCACTGAAGAGAACACTTCCTGTTCGGCTTGTTTCCAAAGTGGTTCTGAATCTATCAGGACTCCGTCCATATCAAATATTACTGTGTCAAGCATCCGTGTATCCCGTTTGTTATTTTCAGCCTGCAAAGCTAAGGCAATTTTTGTCAAGAAAACATTCATACTCAAGTCACAAATACAAATCTTTGTTTCTGATCGTTATGGATATGTCTATATTTGGATGCCCCCATAACACTCCCTAACCTTCCGCTGTTATGGGGTATGGATTCATAGCTAAACTACTAACAACCATGAGATTTTTATTTTCACTGATCTGCATACTGGCAATTACTGCTGCTGCCTCAGCACAACAGGAAAAAAGTACCCGCTTTTTTAGTACATCTTCTAGCCAGGCCAATACCACTCCCCAAAGTCATTTCAGTCAGCCAGCCAAAACAAAGTGGCTTATCCTTAGCAGTTATGACTACCATACCGTTCCGGACTCCTTGCTCAAGATGCAAAATCTGCAGCTGCTCGATCTTTCAGACAATCACCTGACAAGTTTGCCTGACAACATTGGTACGCTGAACAAATTGGAGCGGTTGATCTTACAGTACAATCAATTGACAGATTTGCCTCCATCTATTTCCGAGATGGAAAAGCTTAAGGTTATCAATGTGGCAGATAACCAACTGAAAGAAATCCCTGAGATTCTGATCTCAATGGAAAGTCTGGAAGTATTGGACGTGGGTTATAACCAGCTGACGGAAGTAGGGGAAAATATCATGGAACTAAAGCAACTCAAAAAACTTGTGCTTTCGGGCAACCAACTAAGAAGCCTGCCTGCTGCTATCCAAAAAATGACGCACCTTCAGGAATTGTATATTGATGGCAATGATATTTCGGAAGGGGTTTACCTTGAGCTAAAAGAGGTACTAAAGGATACGAATATTATTTATTAGAGAGGAATTTAGAGACGCAGAAGGGAGCACCTCTTTTTTTAAACAACCAAGGGTTTGTATGTTTTGATACCTTGCAATTCCTCTCTCTCCTGTTCTCGATAATTATTGATGGGGTTATATAATCGGTATATTTTAATCCATAACTCACCTTAGCTTATCAATGGATTTTGTAAGAGAAAAAATCCCGAAGGGATTGAACAATAGTAGCCTTAGGCCTAAGCCTGAGGTATAAATAAATTACATTTATCCAACTCCAAAGGAGTTGAACCTATAAATCATGGAAGCGTTTAAAACATTTATTTCTACACCTGATTATTTCCCTACCTATTTTAACCATACTCTTTAGCCAAGAAAAAAGGCTTTGTCCATTACATTGAACAAAGCCTTTCTATTTTTATTTCTGTACTAATCTTTAAGCCTTAGAAGGAACTACCTCTAGTCTCCTGATCTCTGCCATAATAAAAAATAATGTTACAGCTGTAGATAACACATCTGCAGTCGGAAATGCATACCAAACTCCTTTTAAACCAAAACTCAATGGCAACAATACGATAAGAGGCAGCAGGAATATTCCCTGACGGGTGAGTGTCAGGAACAATGCAGGTCTTCCTTTACCAATGGCTTGAAAGAAGCTGGCGCCCAACATCTGAAAAGCTACCAACGGAGATGCTGCATATATAATGGTCAGTGCCAAGGCACTTTGATCTATCAGGCTATTGTCTTGTGAGAAAACTGCTACCACTTCATGTGACATCAATTGTATGACGAAAAATACGCCTATAGAAATTACCGTTCCCGCAATTATGGCAGTTTTCAGTACTGTTTTTACACGGGCTGCTTTTCTTGCGCCAAAGTTAAAGCCTGCAATTGGCAGGAAACCTTGTACCAAGCCAAACATAGGCATCAAGGAGAATGTCATCACACGCATGACAATACCATAAACGGCAACACTCAACTCTCCACCGTAACGCAATAAAAGGTTGTTGATCACAACCGTCATAACGCTGGTCACACTTTGGCGTGCAAATGAAGGAATCCCTACTGAAATAGCCTCACGATAGATGGCAAAGTCTGGCTTCAAATATTCCAGCTTAAGTGTCAGCTTGCTTTTTTTCTTTCTGAAATAGGCATTGGCATAAATCTGTGCAACAAAGTAAGAGACACTGGTCGCTGCTGCTGCTCCCTTGATCCCCCAACCAAGGGCAAAAATAAAGATCGGGTCAAGGATGATATTTGTAACCGCTGCAATCACCATCACCAACATTGCCTGACGTGGTGCGCCTTCTGCTCTCATGGCATTGTTGGCTACCATATTTTGCATCAGTACCGGAATGCCTAGCAGCGTCATGCCGTAATATTGGTGGGCTGGTTCATAAATTTCCCCTTTGGCTCCAAAAAGCGTCAGCAGGTTTTTTTCAAAAAGTAATCCCAGTGTTACGGCCAACAGCCCCAGCACTGCACTAAGAGTGATCAATGAACCGTAAGTCTTGCTAGCCTTGTCCTGATTACCTTCGCCTAATGAACGGGAGATTACTGAAGCACCTCCAACCCCTACCGACATCCCCATAGACTGGATAAGCGTTGCAATTGGCAATACAATCGCCATACCTGCAATCGCCATGGTTCCGATTCCCCTGCCGATGTAAATGGTGTCGATTATTTGGTTAAATACCATGACCATCATACCGGCCATTGCTGGAAATGACAGCTTCATCAGCAAGCTGGAGATTCTGTCGTTTCCCATATCCATATTATATCTACTCATAAATGCGTATCGTCACTTTTGGATTGTCTCACAAAATAATCCAACAATTATACGCTTTTTTCGTTTCGTTAATTCGATTCTATTAACGCAATAAGATTTATTGAGGAATAATAACTCGGTGGAAAAATCACGACCAAATTGCGTGCACTTTTGTCAACAAAGATTTAGCACCTTCAGGGAATCAAGTTATCATAACTGAATGCTTGAGGCTATCGGAGTTGAGGAAAGATGGGTTGCTCAAACCTCGGGTTATCATCCGAGGCTACTATTATTCAATTCCTTTGTTTTTTCTCTTACAGTAAACACTGTTTCCGAAGGTAACAAACCATATTAGCTCCGGAGGGCAATCAGGATTTTACAGTGTGCATTGTATCATAACCCTGAAAGGGTTGAATGGATGATGCCAATTATTTTGGACAAAAAAATCCATCCATCTTTTGCGTTAATTTGATGGATGGATTTCCAATTAGTTTTCTCCATTCTTTTTGTCAAATGGATCCACCAACTTGATCCTTGCCTTATGGATACCTGTCGGCTTCTCTACAACCATGCTCAGCACATGTCCCTTCCGCTTGTGAAGCATTTCCAATATCTGGTCGTATGAGAAGTGAACAGCGTCTACTCCATTGATGCTGATAATCCGATCTCCCTGCCTGATGCCTGCCATGGATGCCGGTGATTTTTTCCTGACTTTTGACACCTCATAAAATGGGAAGCCCGGAATAGGTGTCCTGATATCCATACCACTTAGGTTGTAGTAAAAAACATCTTTGAAATCACTGTTGGCACGCAAGTACATTTCTCCATTGGCATAATCAAACGTCACCCTGAACCTGCGTAATACTTCGCCACCAATACTTCCGTTACGTGCGGTATCCAACATGACTCCTCGCACGGCTTCTTCCTTGGGATATACCACTACAGGTTTGCGCAGCGAATACTTTGCTAACTGAAGCTCCTGTTTCTGCACCAGCTTTCCGTACATGTCTCCACTCAGCCCTACACCGAGATAGGTTTCAATTGCATCCTCAGGAGCATCTATCTCCAGAGAAGAGTTTTCAAACAGTGTTATGGCTCCGCTCGCACCTGTGTCTACCAATAGCTTCAGGTTCTTCAGATGCTCTTCCGTTCCTTTTATAGAGACATAGACAAAACATTTGCGTCCCTCAATCTTGATCGGAATTACGGTAGACTTTCTCTTTCTACGTTTCCTCATCCTACGGGCAAAGTAGTCAGGAGCATACAGCGTCAAGACACTGTTCAGGTAATCCACCTCCACCACAAAGTCCGCAAAAACATTATAGCCAATTACACCATGAATTTGCATCCCCATATTTTCAGACAAGTGATAGATGTCCCGATCAGGGAAGAGCATATCCTGATTGACGCCCATCACGCCTCCAGGCAGGCGTATAATGTTACCCCATGAATGAAAGGCATCCAGATCACCCTCTTCTCCTAACCCTCTGATTACAATGTGCCTGAGACGTTTCATATTCACACCCATTCGGGCTGCCTCTGCCTTACTACTCAGCAAAGGATATCCCACACCTGAATCAAGAATAAAGTTCAGGCTATCGGTGCCATTGATCTGTACCGGGATGACGATAAGGTTGTTGACTTTCTTGAAATGAATGCGCACCTTTTTTTGATCTGGTTCTTCAAAAGCCAGATTCTTCAGGTAGGCTTCAGAAGCCTGCGCATGGATGTTACCCGCCGACAGCAGTAGGCATAGCAACACAAGGGTTGGGTAATAGTAGTAGCAAGCAACGTACATTTTAATGACACTATTGGTTAAGGTTAGGGAGTGTTACGTCCCTGTGTTTATGGCTCTTTTCACCTTCCTTATGACAGTGGTCTTTCAGTGAGGGGTGCAAAAGCATGTTGGGTTGTTCGTTGTTTGATAATTAACAAAAAAATAGGAAATAATTCAATAAGCTATCGTTTCAACTCTCCGCTTATTATATCTTTGTAGGTTGACACCGATTCTAAAAATACGGTGCTTGACTACAGTTAATCGCCACGACCAAGCAGGGAAATTTATTTGCCTTGATGATATACCGGCAGTGGCACTGAATATAGAGCTTAGAAATATGCGGATAGATATTATTACTTGTGTTCCCAAACTACTGGAAGGTCCCTTTTCTCACTCTATCCTGAAAAGAGCTCAGGATAATGGTCTTGCAGAGATTGTGGTTCATGACCTCAGAAAATACGCCATCAACAAACACGGACAGATTGATGACTATGCATATGGGTACGGTGCCGGAATGGTCCTGATGGTAGAACCTGTAGAAAAGTGCATTACTGAGTTGCAGGCAGAACGCGACTATGATGAGATAATCTATATGACGCCTGATGGGGAAAGGTTTGAGCAGCGCATTGCCAACCAACTTTCAATGGGAGAAAACCTGATGATCCTTTGCGGACACTACAAAGGCGTAGACGACCGTATCAGGCAAAAATTTATCACCAAAGAAATCAGTATCGGTGACTACGTACTTTCAGGTGGTGAGCTTGGAGCGGCGGTTATAGCGGACGCTGTATTGCGCCTGCTTCCGGGAGTGCTCAATGATGAGACGTCTGCCCTTTCTGATTCTTTTCAGGACGACCTGCTGGCACCGCCAGTCTTTACACGTCCTGCTGAGTATGATGGTATGAATGTCCCTGAGGTATTGCTTTCAGGACACGAAGCCAAGATTGCAGAATGGCGCTTTGAGCAGTCACTTCAGCGTACCAAAGAGCGTAGACCAGACCTATACCAAAAGTTTATGGATGCGCACCCCGAAATTCCAGCAAAGAAGGGTAAGAAGAAATAAGCAACTACCTTGAACAAGGTTCGTTACACACAAAAAAGTGGTTACAGTAAAACTGTAACCACTTTTTTTATGCCCTGTGAAAACACCATTTTTTAAACTTCCGTTTAAACAGATGATTTAATGAGCACTTATATCAAATAGCAATATTTTATAATTCTTTCTTTCAAAGACAGCATATTTTTTGTAAAATTCGCCTTTTGGAATAATTGTAATAACAAACGAACATCTGAAGAAGAGCATTTTTGTTTGGTAAAACTAAAGCTGAAGCAGCTTCTAACTTTTGGTGTCGAAGACCCCTTAGTCAATGCTAAGGTCCTTATTATCTCACTATTATTTTTTGTAAACGAAAAAATTGACATTTAAATGGCTACAACTAGCAGAGGTGGTTTCTCTAACCGTCTAGGATTTATTTTAGCTGCAGCAGGTTCAGCTGTAGGATTGGGCAATATTTGGAAATTCCCTTTCGAAGTAAGTGATGGCGGTGGTGCTGCATTTGTAGTGATGTACTTGCTATTCTGTTTTATATTGTGTTTTCCGGTAATGGTGACAGAAATCGCAATCGGAAGACATACATCCAAAAATGCCGTTGGTGCATTCCATAAACTTAAAACACCTAGGTGGTCTATCATTGGTAAACTGGGCATCTTGTCCGGCACTTTGATTCTTTCCTTCTACAATGTAGTAGCAGGCTGGACATTTGGATATGCCATTGAAATTATTCAGGGCAACTTTGAGATCGGCGGTCACTTCGGGGACTTTGTTGCTGACTGGAAATATACAGGCGCTTTTGCTGTGATCTTTGCTGTCGTAACAGCAGTAATCGTTCAGAAAGGTGTTTCGTCAGGTATTGAGAAAGCATCTAAAATTCTGATGCCAACATTGTTGGTCCTGATTCTTTCACTGATGTGTTACTCCCTTACAAGGGAAGGCGCTCTGGAAGGGGTAAAGTACTACCTGATTCCAGACTTCACTAAAATCAAGCTTGACACTATTTACGGTGCATTAGGGCAGGCATTTTTCTCTCTTTCATTGGGTATGGGCGCTTTGATTACTTATGGTAGTTATGTCGGAAAAAATGACAACATCATTACCTCCGCTACATGGATCACCCTGATGGATGTAGGTATTGCCTTTATTGCAGGTCTGATGATGTTCTCTTTTATCTTCTCACAAGGTCTAGGTGGACAAGGTGGCGGAGCCGGACTTATCTTCCAGGTACTTCCGGGAGCCTTTGAAAGCTTAGGTCCTATTTTAGGAAGAGTCATTGGCGGTACTTTCTTTATCCTGCTTTCTTTTGCGGCACTTACTTCAACCGTATCATTGTTGGAAGTTCCGACAGCTTATGTAATTGATGAGTTTGGTATCAAGAGAAACAAGGCGGTAGTGATCGTAGCCTCCATTATCTTTGCTGTTGGTATTCCTTCATTGCTTTCCAATGGTGCTACAGAGTTCTTCAGCAGCTTTGTCACTTACTTCGGTGCTGATCAGGCTACCTCTTTTATGACACTTGTAGAAGACACTGCCAGTGATACCATGTTACCTTTGGGTGGTACTTTGATCAGTATCTATGGTGCTTATATCTGGAAAAAGAAAAACCTGTATGCAGAACTGACGGAGGGTAACACCAACTTCCGCTATACACTGATGGCTAAGTACATTGATTTTGCCTTAAGGTTCCTTTGCCCTATCGTATTAGGCTTTATCTTTGTCCTTACTGTACTGTCGAAATTCTTCGGTATTGTACTGATTTAAACCAATAAATAAATCAAAGGAAGGGGTAAGGAAATCATATTTCCTTACCCCTTCTTTTTTTCACGAACTATTACTTTTCACCCTTTTGTTATCTTATTACAGCATTGAATGTCTAAACATATATTATTGGCTGCAATAATGATGTAGCCATTCCACTAACTATCTATCTCTGTCCATGTGGTTTCAGGTTATCATATCCTTTTTTCTCTACCTGATCATCCTACTGACGAACATTCCTGCGTCAGCACAGACATACCTCACCCCTGACTCATTATCTACTAATCATCAGAACGCCCACTCAAACTGGTACCAACATAAAACATTTCAAGTGACAGCAGTACCACTGCTACTCACTGCCAGTGGTCTTGCCTTATGGGATTACCGAGAGGGAGTCCGTTCACTGCGAAACAGGTTTTTCAAGGATTTCAACACCAAGTTTGATGATTATCTTTTTTATGCACCGGTCATTACAGTATATGGGCTAAATGCTGTGGGCGTAAAAGGACAGAACAAGTTGGGACGGGCTACCTTAGGACTAGGGCTTAGCTATGCCATGGCTTCCCCTATAGTTGACCTCCTAAAAAATAAAACAAATGTCCAGAGACCTGGCGGTGGTGACAACTCTTTTCCTTCTTGGCATACGACACGTGCTTTTATTGCAGCAACTTTTTTGCATAAGGAATATGGACATAGGAGTCCATGGTACAGTGTAGCCGGATATACAGTAGCGACAACCACTGGCGCGCTACGTTCACTGAACAATGCCCATTGGATTTCAGATGTTCTGGTGGGAGCAGGCATCGGCATTTTCACTACAGAGCTTAGCTACCAGCTGTTAGACTGGGTACTCAAAGATAAGTGGCAAAACAAATTACCGCAGAATGCTTACCAATACCAGAAAGGAAAACCACACTTCATTTCCATTCACCTTGGCTATACCCTTCCGTTGGATGACCTTGATATTACTTACAATGAACTTGTCAATGGAGAGGGTGCTTCCATGAAAAACGGAATGATGCTTGGATTGGAAGGCGCCTATTTTATCACAGACCGCTGGGGGATTGGAGGAAGCTTCTCTGTCAGGGCATTTAACTTCGACACAGAGCCTTTTCCCAATGAAGGAATTACAGATGAAATGTTGCAGGTTACTGCGGAAGCCTACGGCGTACGGTCTGTAATGGTTGGGCCATACTATACCCTACCTGTTTCGGATAAACTGGCGGTGGTGTTTAAATCAAACTTTGGTTGGTCTAGCCACGCAGTCGGTAAAATCAACCTAGAGCGCCTTAGCCCTACCAGTACTGTACAACAAAGTTCTCCACTACTCAAATATATTCCTGAAGATGCTTTCAGTTTTAGTACTGGTGCTATCCTAAGACAAATGGTCAGCCAAAATATTGCGTTGCATCTTGCACTTGAATACTTCCACTCCAATCAAAAAATTCGCATTATATCCACGTCATCTCTCGCTCAAGGAGATGCTATCCCTCTAAATATTGTTTATCATAAAAAGAATCCGCTTGATGTTTTTACATTGAGTACAGGGATTTCTCTTATGTTATGGTAAGACTCCTGATAACAATATGGCTCCTAATAATGGGCATGGTTACACTATGCCAAGGACAGTATGTAAATGAGGACGCTACAAACAATCACAAAAACAAACAGAAAATTATTCTTCCGGTTATTCTTTTCAAATCGGAAACAGGTCTAGCATTAGGGGCTTCAGGAAGAGTGTTTTTTCTTGACATGCCCAACCAATACAACCAACGGTTCTCTACCCTAAGTGCTGCTGCCATGTACACCACAAAAGGACAGATACGACTCGGCGCTTCATCGCAGCTCTTCTTAAAGGGAGGAGATTATCAAATAGATTTAAAAATCAGGTACAGAAACCTCCCCTCTTCTTTTTGGGGAGTGGGGCGCAACACACCTGACATACAGGAAGAGTTGTACACCATGAACAGCTACCAATTTGAATTCTCTTTGCAGAAACGTGTTGAGGAATTCCTTTATGCTGGTATTGAATATATTTTCCATCAATATACCGTCACAGAAAAAGACCCTGCCGGACTACTGGTACAGGAAACCGTTACGGGAAATAGCCAAGCCCAGATCAGTGGGATTGGAGCCATGCTTACTTACGACTCACGTGACACGGACATTGATCCTCAATACGGTACTTACGCAAGGCTTGCTGTCCGAGTATTCAATGATGACTTCGGTAACCTGACCAGCTTTTATAAGTACATGACAGACTTTCGCCATTACATGAGGCTTGGAGGCAAAAGTTTGTTGGCTATGCAGTTCAAGACAGAATTCACAGCAGGTAATCCACCTTTCCAACAGATGGCATGGTATGGAGGAGAAGAGAATGGCAGGGGATATACGTACGGTAGATACATTGACCGGCACCTGTATTTACTTCAACTGGAATTTCGCTACCGCATTTTGCCAAGGTGGGGCATTGCTGTATTTGGTACAGGAGGAGAAGTGAACAAAGAAATAACCTCCTTGTTCCAGCACATTACGCCTAGTGCTGGCGCTGGCATAAGGTTTCAGATCAGA
This portion of the Limibacter armeniacum genome encodes:
- the hxpB gene encoding hexitol phosphatase HxpB; this encodes MLDTVIFDMDGVLIDSEPLWKQAEQEVFSSVGVEVTAELSALTATMTTEEVTKFWYSKYPWEGKSLEEVENAVVDRVGELIMTVGKPMNGVEDILKLFQQEGFRIGLSTNAPYRLVPMVLEKLGIDHYFGAITSAEQEAAGKPHPAVYLSTAQKLNSDPAHCLAIEDSASGMRAAQAAGMKTMVVPEQSVFDHSKFDSANLKLESLAHFQAGHLDALKN
- a CDS encoding leucine-rich repeat domain-containing protein; its protein translation is MRFLFSLICILAITAAASAQQEKSTRFFSTSSSQANTTPQSHFSQPAKTKWLILSSYDYHTVPDSLLKMQNLQLLDLSDNHLTSLPDNIGTLNKLERLILQYNQLTDLPPSISEMEKLKVINVADNQLKEIPEILISMESLEVLDVGYNQLTEVGENIMELKQLKKLVLSGNQLRSLPAAIQKMTHLQELYIDGNDISEGVYLELKEVLKDTNIIY
- a CDS encoding MATE family efflux transporter, whose translation is MSRYNMDMGNDRISSLLMKLSFPAMAGMMVMVFNQIIDTIYIGRGIGTMAIAGMAIVLPIATLIQSMGMSVGVGGASVISRSLGEGNQDKASKTYGSLITLSAVLGLLAVTLGLLFEKNLLTLFGAKGEIYEPAHQYYGMTLLGIPVLMQNMVANNAMRAEGAPRQAMLVMVIAAVTNIILDPIFIFALGWGIKGAAAATSVSYFVAQIYANAYFRKKKSKLTLKLEYLKPDFAIYREAISVGIPSFARQSVTSVMTVVINNLLLRYGGELSVAVYGIVMRVMTFSLMPMFGLVQGFLPIAGFNFGARKAARVKTVLKTAIIAGTVISIGVFFVIQLMSHEVVAVFSQDNSLIDQSALALTIIYAASPLVAFQMLGASFFQAIGKGRPALFLTLTRQGIFLLPLIVLLPLSFGLKGVWYAFPTADVLSTAVTLFFIMAEIRRLEVVPSKA
- a CDS encoding PDZ domain-containing protein translates to MYVACYYYYPTLVLLCLLLSAGNIHAQASEAYLKNLAFEEPDQKKVRIHFKKVNNLIVIPVQINGTDSLNFILDSGVGYPLLSSKAEAARMGVNMKRLRHIVIRGLGEEGDLDAFHSWGNIIRLPGGVMGVNQDMLFPDRDIYHLSENMGMQIHGVIGYNVFADFVVEVDYLNSVLTLYAPDYFARRMRKRRKRKSTVIPIKIEGRKCFVYVSIKGTEEHLKNLKLLVDTGASGAITLFENSSLEIDAPEDAIETYLGVGLSGDMYGKLVQKQELQLAKYSLRKPVVVYPKEEAVRGVMLDTARNGSIGGEVLRRFRVTFDYANGEMYLRANSDFKDVFYYNLSGMDIRTPIPGFPFYEVSKVRKKSPASMAGIRQGDRIISINGVDAVHFSYDQILEMLHKRKGHVLSMVVEKPTGIHKARIKLVDPFDKKNGEN
- the trmD gene encoding tRNA (guanosine(37)-N1)-methyltransferase TrmD encodes the protein MRIDIITCVPKLLEGPFSHSILKRAQDNGLAEIVVHDLRKYAINKHGQIDDYAYGYGAGMVLMVEPVEKCITELQAERDYDEIIYMTPDGERFEQRIANQLSMGENLMILCGHYKGVDDRIRQKFITKEISIGDYVLSGGELGAAVIADAVLRLLPGVLNDETSALSDSFQDDLLAPPVFTRPAEYDGMNVPEVLLSGHEAKIAEWRFEQSLQRTKERRPDLYQKFMDAHPEIPAKKGKKK
- a CDS encoding sodium-dependent transporter encodes the protein MATTSRGGFSNRLGFILAAAGSAVGLGNIWKFPFEVSDGGGAAFVVMYLLFCFILCFPVMVTEIAIGRHTSKNAVGAFHKLKTPRWSIIGKLGILSGTLILSFYNVVAGWTFGYAIEIIQGNFEIGGHFGDFVADWKYTGAFAVIFAVVTAVIVQKGVSSGIEKASKILMPTLLVLILSLMCYSLTREGALEGVKYYLIPDFTKIKLDTIYGALGQAFFSLSLGMGALITYGSYVGKNDNIITSATWITLMDVGIAFIAGLMMFSFIFSQGLGGQGGGAGLIFQVLPGAFESLGPILGRVIGGTFFILLSFAALTSTVSLLEVPTAYVIDEFGIKRNKAVVIVASIIFAVGIPSLLSNGATEFFSSFVTYFGADQATSFMTLVEDTASDTMLPLGGTLISIYGAYIWKKKNLYAELTEGNTNFRYTLMAKYIDFALRFLCPIVLGFIFVLTVLSKFFGIVLI
- a CDS encoding phosphatase PAP2 family protein, coding for MWFQVIISFFLYLIILLTNIPASAQTYLTPDSLSTNHQNAHSNWYQHKTFQVTAVPLLLTASGLALWDYREGVRSLRNRFFKDFNTKFDDYLFYAPVITVYGLNAVGVKGQNKLGRATLGLGLSYAMASPIVDLLKNKTNVQRPGGGDNSFPSWHTTRAFIAATFLHKEYGHRSPWYSVAGYTVATTTGALRSLNNAHWISDVLVGAGIGIFTTELSYQLLDWVLKDKWQNKLPQNAYQYQKGKPHFISIHLGYTLPLDDLDITYNELVNGEGASMKNGMMLGLEGAYFITDRWGIGGSFSVRAFNFDTEPFPNEGITDEMLQVTAEAYGVRSVMVGPYYTLPVSDKLAVVFKSNFGWSSHAVGKINLERLSPTSTVQQSSPLLKYIPEDAFSFSTGAILRQMVSQNIALHLALEYFHSNQKIRIISTSSLAQGDAIPLNIVYHKKNPLDVFTLSTGISLMLW
- a CDS encoding BamA/TamA family outer membrane protein; protein product: MVTLCQGQYVNEDATNNHKNKQKIILPVILFKSETGLALGASGRVFFLDMPNQYNQRFSTLSAAAMYTTKGQIRLGASSQLFLKGGDYQIDLKIRYRNLPSSFWGVGRNTPDIQEELYTMNSYQFEFSLQKRVEEFLYAGIEYIFHQYTVTEKDPAGLLVQETVTGNSQAQISGIGAMLTYDSRDTDIDPQYGTYARLAVRVFNDDFGNLTSFYKYMTDFRHYMRLGGKSLLAMQFKTEFTAGNPPFQQMAWYGGEENGRGYTYGRYIDRHLYLLQLEFRYRILPRWGIAVFGTGGEVNKEITSLFQHITPSAGAGIRFQIRKDNPTLLRTDFGIGARGNMGFYFGINQVF